One window of Melospiza georgiana isolate bMelGeo1 chromosome 11, bMelGeo1.pri, whole genome shotgun sequence genomic DNA carries:
- the OGG1 gene encoding N-glycosylase/DNA lyase isoform X2, whose protein sequence is MKLRDAPSACPSLWRWLPCPPAELRLDLVLSSGQSFRWWESSPGAWTGVLGGRVWTLRQDGDRLWYTVYGEEDEREEEEEERDGCPAKAAKLNAAETERILRDYFQLDVGLSALYHAWGAADPLFRKVAKDFPGVRVLRQDPVECLFSFICTSNNHISRITAMIERLCQAFGRRLCCLDSRPFHAFPSLSELTGADAEARLRALGFGYRAKFVSGSARAIAEGLGPEGLCQLRSAPYAEARRVLCALPGVGAKVADCVCLLSLDKAEAVPVDTHVWQIARQRYGVALGGKSLTPRAYQEIGDFFRELWGPRAGWAQAVLFCADLRKGQKPAGSQHQA, encoded by the exons ATGAAGCTGCGGGACGCCCCCTCCGCCTGCCCGTCCCTGTGGCGCTGGTTGCCGTGCCCGCCGGCCGAGCTGCGCCTGGACCTGGTGCTCTCCTCGGGACAGAGCTTCCG GTGGTGGGAGAGCAGCCCGGGGGCGTGGACGGGTGTGCTAGGGGGCCGCGTCTGGACACTACGGCAGGACGGGGACCGGCTCTGGTACACGGTGTACGGCGAGGAGGATGAacgcgaggaggaggaggaggagcgggaTGGGTGTCCCGCCAAAGCAGCGAAGCTGAACGCCGCCGAGACGGAGCGGATCCTGCGTGACTACTTCCAGCTGGACGTGGGGCTGTCGGCCCTGTACCACGCCTGGGGGGCGGCCGACCCCCTGTTCCGCAAGGTGGCCAAAGACTTCCCAG GGGTGCGGGTGCTGCGGCAGGACCCCGTCGAGTGCCTCTTCTCCTTCATCTGCACCTCCAACAACCACATTTCCCGCATCACTGCCATGATCGAGCGCCTCTGCCAGGCCTTCGGCCGCCGCCTCTGCTGCCTCGATTCCCGGCCCTTCCATGCCTTCCCGTCCCTCTCGGAGCTCACAG GTGCTGATGCCGAGGCTCGGCTGCGGGCGCTGGGCTTTGGCTACCGGGCCAAGTTTGTCAGCGGCAGTGCGCGGGCCATCGCTGAGGGGCTCGGCCCcgaggggctgtgccagctccgctcCGCGCCCTATGCCGAGGCCAGGAGGGTGCTGTGTGCCCTGCCTGGTGTAGGTGCCAAG gtgGCCGACTGTGTgtgcctgctgtccctggaCAAGGCAGAGGCGGTGCCTGTGGACACGCACGTCTGGCAAATCGCACGGCAGCGCTATGGCGTGGCACTGGGCGGCAAGAGCCTCACCCCCCGCGCCTACCAGGAGATCG GCGACTTCTTCCGGGAGCTGTGGGGCCCTCgtgctggctgggcacaggca GTCCTGTTCTGTGCTGACCTCCGCAAGGGCCAGAagccagctggcagccagcatCAGGCCTGA
- the ARPC4 gene encoding actin-related protein 2/3 complex subunit 4, which produces MTATLRPYLNAVRATLQAALCLENFSSQVVERHNKPEVEVRSSKELLLQPVIISRNEKEKVLIEGSINSVRVSIAVKQADEIEKILCHKFMRFMMMRAENFFILRRKPVEGYDISFLITNFHTEQMYKHKLVDFVIHFMEEIDKEISEMKLSVNARARIVAEEFLKNF; this is translated from the exons ATG ACTGCCACGCTGCGCCCGTACCTGAACGCGGTGCGCGCTACGCTGCAGGCCGCGCTGTGCCTGGAGAACTTCTCCTCGCAGGTGGTGGAGCGGCACAACAAGCCCGAGGTGGAAGTCAG GagcagcaaggagctgctgttGCAGCCGGTGATCATCAGCAGGAACGAGAAGGAGAAGGTGCTCATCGAGGGCTCCATTAACTCCGTGCGTGTCAGCATCGCCGTGAAGCAG gCTGACGAGATCGAGAAGATCCTGTGCCACAAATTCATGCGCTTCATGATGATGAGGGCTGAGAACTTCTTTATTCTGCGCAGGAAGCCCGTGGAG GGTTATGACATCAGCTTCTTGATCACAAACTTCCACACGGAGCAGATGTACAAGCACAAGCTGGTGGACTTTGTCATCCACTTCATGGAGGAGATTGACAAGGAAATCAGCGAGATGAAACTCTCTGTCAATGCCAGGGCCCGCATCGTGGCAGAGGAGTTCCTTAAGAAT ttttAG
- the OGG1 gene encoding N-glycosylase/DNA lyase isoform X1 translates to MKLRDAPSACPSLWRWLPCPPAELRLDLVLSSGQSFRWWESSPGAWTGVLGGRVWTLRQDGDRLWYTVYGEEDEREEEEEERDGCPAKAAKLNAAETERILRDYFQLDVGLSALYHAWGAADPLFRKVAKDFPGVRVLRQDPVECLFSFICTSNNHISRITAMIERLCQAFGRRLCCLDSRPFHAFPSLSELTGADAEARLRALGFGYRAKFVSGSARAIAEGLGPEGLCQLRSAPYAEARRVLCALPGVGAKVADCVCLLSLDKAEAVPVDTHVWQIARQRYGVALGGKSLTPRAYQEIGDFFRELWGPRAGWAQAVSIPPFLAPLSSTPSHAHPIISPFQVLFCADLRKGQKPAGSQHQA, encoded by the exons ATGAAGCTGCGGGACGCCCCCTCCGCCTGCCCGTCCCTGTGGCGCTGGTTGCCGTGCCCGCCGGCCGAGCTGCGCCTGGACCTGGTGCTCTCCTCGGGACAGAGCTTCCG GTGGTGGGAGAGCAGCCCGGGGGCGTGGACGGGTGTGCTAGGGGGCCGCGTCTGGACACTACGGCAGGACGGGGACCGGCTCTGGTACACGGTGTACGGCGAGGAGGATGAacgcgaggaggaggaggaggagcgggaTGGGTGTCCCGCCAAAGCAGCGAAGCTGAACGCCGCCGAGACGGAGCGGATCCTGCGTGACTACTTCCAGCTGGACGTGGGGCTGTCGGCCCTGTACCACGCCTGGGGGGCGGCCGACCCCCTGTTCCGCAAGGTGGCCAAAGACTTCCCAG GGGTGCGGGTGCTGCGGCAGGACCCCGTCGAGTGCCTCTTCTCCTTCATCTGCACCTCCAACAACCACATTTCCCGCATCACTGCCATGATCGAGCGCCTCTGCCAGGCCTTCGGCCGCCGCCTCTGCTGCCTCGATTCCCGGCCCTTCCATGCCTTCCCGTCCCTCTCGGAGCTCACAG GTGCTGATGCCGAGGCTCGGCTGCGGGCGCTGGGCTTTGGCTACCGGGCCAAGTTTGTCAGCGGCAGTGCGCGGGCCATCGCTGAGGGGCTCGGCCCcgaggggctgtgccagctccgctcCGCGCCCTATGCCGAGGCCAGGAGGGTGCTGTGTGCCCTGCCTGGTGTAGGTGCCAAG gtgGCCGACTGTGTgtgcctgctgtccctggaCAAGGCAGAGGCGGTGCCTGTGGACACGCACGTCTGGCAAATCGCACGGCAGCGCTATGGCGTGGCACTGGGCGGCAAGAGCCTCACCCCCCGCGCCTACCAGGAGATCG GCGACTTCTTCCGGGAGCTGTGGGGCCCTCgtgctggctgggcacaggcagtgaGTATCCCCCCCTTCCTGGCACCCTTGTCCTCCACCCCAAGCCATGCCCACCCCATCATCTCCCCATTCCAGGTCCTGTTCTGTGCTGACCTCCGCAAGGGCCAGAagccagctggcagccagcatCAGGCCTGA
- the CAMK1 gene encoding calcium/calmodulin-dependent protein kinase type 1, with protein MPLGQDGPSWKKRIEDIQRIYDFRDVLGTGAFSEVVLAEEKATRKLVAIKCIAKKALEGKETSIENEIAVLHKIKHPNIVALDDIYESGTHLYLIMQLVSGGELFDRIVEKGFYTERDASALIRQILDAVKYLHDMGIVHRDLKPENLLYYSMDEDSKIMISDFGLSKIEGCGSVMSTACGTPGYVAPEVLAQKPYSKAVDCWSIGVIAYILLCGYPPFYDENDAKLFEQILQAEYEFDSPYWDDISDSAKDFIQHLMEKDPAKRFTCEQALQHPWIAGDTALDKNIHQSVSEQIKKNFAKSKWKQAFNATAVVRHMRKLQLGTSQDIPGQTTPTSPGEPLIGGTSNGSECGRPPPSRAQRLPPD; from the exons ATGCCGCTGGGGCAGGATGGGCCCAGCTGGAAGAAGAGGATCGAGGATATTCAGCGGATCTATGATTTCCGAGATGTCCTGGGCAC GGGGGCCTTCTCCGAGGTGGTCCTGGCGGAGGAGAAGGCGACGCGGAAGCTCGTGGCCATCAAGTGCATTGCCAAGAAGGCACTGGAGGGAAAGGAGACCAGCATTGAGAACGAGATTGCCGTCCTCCACAA AATCAAGCACCCCAATATCGTGGCCTTGGATGACATCTACGAGAGTGGCACCCACCTCTACCTCATCATGCAGCT ggtcTCGGGGGGGGAGCTCTTTGACCGCATTGTGGAGAAGGGTTTCTACACGGAGCGCGACGCCAGCGCCCTGATCCGGCAGATCCTCGATGCCGTCAAATACCTGCACGACATGGGCATCGTCCACCGTGACCTGAAG CCCGAGAACCTGCTCTATTACAGCATGGATGAGGACTCCAAGATCATGATCAGCGACTTCGGGCTGTCCAAGATCGAGGGCTGTGGCAGTGTCATGTCCACAGCCTGCGGCACCCCTGGCTATGTGG cccctgagGTGCTAGCACAGAAGCCCTACAGCAAAGCAGTGGATTGCTGGTCCATCGGAGTCATCGCCTACATCCT GCTCTGTGGTTACCCCCCTTTCTATGACGAGAACGATGCCAAGCTCTTTGAGCAGATCCTGCAGGCAGAGTACGAGTTTGACTCACCCTACTGGGATGATATCTCAGACTCAG CCAAGGACTTTATCCAGCACCTGATGGAGAAGGACCCTGCCAAGCGATTCACCTGTGAGCAagccctgcagcatccctg GATTGCCGGGGATACAGCCCTGGACAAGAACATCCACCAGTCAGTGAGCGAGCAGATCAAGAAGAATTTTGCAAAGAGCAAGTGGAAG CAAGCTTTCAATGCCACGGCGGTGGTGAGGCACATGagaaagctgcagctgggaacCAGCCAGGACATCCCTGGGCAGACAACTCCCACGAGCCCTGGCGAACCGTTGATTGGAGGGACCAGCAATG GGTCAGAGTGTGGGCGCCCACCCCCAAGCAGAGCTCAGCGTCTCCCACCAGACTGA
- the TADA3 gene encoding transcriptional adapter 3 has translation MSELKDCPLQFHDFKSVDHVKVCPRYTAVLARSEDDGIGIEELDTLQLELETLLSSASRRLRVLEAETQILTDWQDKKGDRRFLKLSKDHDVGTSVKHGKPKKQKLEGKGGHGTGPGPGRPKSKNLQPKIQEYEFQDDPIDVPRIPKNDAPNRFWASVEPYCADLTNEEVRVLEELLKPPEDEAEHYKIPPLGKHYSQRWAQEDLLEEQKDGARAAAAADKKKGVLGPLTELDTKDVDALLKKSEAQHEQPEDGCPFGPLTQRLLQALVEENIISPVEDSPIPEITGKDSGADGAGTSPRSQNKPFSVPHTKSLEGRIKEELVAQGLLESEDRPAEDSEDEVLAELRKRQAELKALSAHNRTKKHELLRLAKEELHRQELRQRVRMADNEVMDAFRKIMAARQKKRTPTKKEKDQAWKTLKERESILKLLDG, from the exons ATGAGCGAGCTGAAGGACTGCCCGCTGCAGTTCCATGACTTCAAGTCGGTGGACCACGTGAAAGTGTGTCCCCGCTACACGGCCGTGCTGGCCCGCTCGGAGGACGATGGCATCGGCATCGAGGAGCTGGACAcgctgcagctggagctggagacGCTGCTGTCCTCGGCCAGCCGCCGCCTTCGCGTCCTGGAGGCTGAGACACAG ATCCTGACGGACTGGCAGGATAAGAAGGGCGACCGGCGGTTCCTGAAGCTGAGCAAGGACCACGACGTGGGCACATCTGTAAAACATGGGAAGCCCAAGAAGCAGAAGCTGGAGGGCAAAGGGGGCCACGGGACTGGGCCTGGGCCTGGCCGGCCCAAGTCTAAGAACCTGCAGCCCAAGATCCAGGAATACGAGTTCCAGGATGATCCCATTGATGTGCCCCGCATCCCCAAAAATGATGCTCCAAACAG GTTCTGGGCATCGGTGGAGCCGTACTGCGCCGACCTCACCAACGAGGAGGTCAGagtcctggaggagctgctcaaGCCGCCGGAGGATGAGGCTGAGCATTACAAG ATTCCACCTCTGGGGAAGCATTACTCCCAACGCTGGGCACAAGAGGacctgctggaggagcagaaggaTGGAGCCCGGGCTGCAGCTGCCGCTGACAAGAAGAAAGGTGTCCTGGGGCCGCTGACTGAGCTGGACACTAAAG ATGTCGATGCCCTCCTGAAGAAGTCAGAAGCCCAGCACGAGCAGCCAGAGGATGGGTGTCCCTTTGGTCCCCTGACACAGCGTCTCCTGCAGGCCCTTGTGGAG GAGAACATCATCTCCCCTGTTGAGGACTCCCCCATCCCTGAGATCACCGGCAAGGACTCGGGAGCTGACGGTGCTGGCACATCTCCCCGCAGCCAGAACAAGCCCTTCAG TGTCCCCCACACCAAGTCACTGGAGGGGCGGATCAAGGAGGAGCTGGTGGCCCAGGGCCTGCTGGAGTCAGAGGACCGCCCGGCTGAGGACTCGGAGGACGAGGTGCTGGCTGAGCTACGCaagaggcaggcagagctgaaggCGCTCAGCGCACACAACCGCACCAAGAAGCACGAGCTGCTGAG gctGGCCAAGGAGGAGCTGCACCGGCAGGAGCTGCGGCAGCGTGTCCGCATGGCTGACAACGAGGTGATGGATGCATTCCGCAAGATCATGGCTGCCCGGCAAAAGAAGCGCACGCCCACCAAAAAGGAGAAGGACCAGGCCTGGAAGACCCtgaaggagagggagagcaTCCTCAAGCTGCTGGATGGGTAG